In one Cloacibacillus porcorum genomic region, the following are encoded:
- a CDS encoding efflux transporter outer membrane subunit, translated as MINILRGCTAAVTITAFAASAINAAPKAGAVLPAADRQLAENAWTELARAYPVAAASSDTSEALTPERLASWWDAFGDPIMTSLIKKSLEKNRDLAAARAGVTEARAALGVSQAALLPWLDTTNFWNSSRTPVDAGGTGGGGNLYRLGVDASWEIDVFGGRREKVKAQRATLEAQYAALYSTWTSLASEVAINYISLRTLQERLDIANYNLGLQNDTVEIQLSKTNSGLTDSLTLKQAQYTMEQTKAMIPNIEAALEQAKNALAILTGELPGTLEAELSVKGPIPVLENREYIGIPANAIRQRPDIRRAERLLAAQLARKKSAQADLWPKFYLTGSIGTEAGGWGSLFEGPAKLYGFMPQISWPIFHAGAIRNNIKVQGAVAEQLLNSYEQTVLTAVGEVRNALSANVREYERNGSLKRGMEAAQTALDVANDKYANGLVDFTNVINAQRSLTELSEEYTISRGQISTNAVQLFKALGGGWQPLDEAEKEMAAAGSKKN; from the coding sequence ATGATAAATATTCTTCGCGGATGCACGGCGGCCGTCACAATAACGGCGTTTGCGGCCTCAGCGATAAATGCCGCCCCGAAGGCCGGGGCCGTTTTGCCCGCCGCCGACAGGCAACTCGCAGAGAACGCGTGGACGGAGCTCGCGCGGGCATACCCCGTGGCGGCGGCATCCTCCGATACGTCCGAGGCGCTCACGCCGGAGAGGCTCGCAAGCTGGTGGGATGCCTTCGGCGACCCTATAATGACCTCGCTGATAAAAAAGTCGCTTGAGAAAAACAGAGATCTCGCCGCCGCGAGAGCCGGAGTGACGGAAGCGCGTGCCGCGCTCGGCGTAAGCCAGGCGGCGCTCCTGCCGTGGCTCGACACGACAAATTTCTGGAACAGCAGCCGCACGCCCGTCGACGCCGGAGGCACGGGCGGCGGCGGCAACCTCTATCGCCTCGGTGTCGACGCTTCGTGGGAGATAGACGTCTTCGGCGGCCGGCGCGAGAAGGTCAAAGCACAGCGGGCGACGCTTGAGGCGCAGTACGCGGCGCTATACTCGACGTGGACCTCGCTTGCCTCGGAGGTCGCGATAAACTACATCTCGCTGCGCACGCTGCAGGAGCGCCTGGATATCGCGAATTACAACCTCGGGCTGCAAAACGACACCGTTGAGATACAGCTGTCGAAAACAAACTCCGGCCTTACCGATTCCCTCACTCTGAAACAGGCGCAGTACACGATGGAACAGACAAAAGCCATGATCCCGAACATCGAAGCCGCGCTCGAACAGGCCAAAAACGCGCTCGCCATCCTCACGGGCGAACTTCCGGGGACGCTGGAAGCGGAACTTTCTGTGAAAGGCCCTATCCCCGTTCTTGAAAACAGGGAATATATCGGCATCCCGGCAAACGCCATCCGCCAGCGCCCTGACATCCGCCGAGCGGAACGGCTCCTTGCCGCGCAGCTCGCGCGCAAAAAGTCCGCGCAGGCCGACCTGTGGCCCAAATTTTATTTGACGGGCTCGATCGGCACCGAAGCCGGCGGCTGGGGAAGCCTATTTGAAGGCCCCGCCAAACTTTACGGCTTCATGCCGCAGATAAGCTGGCCCATCTTCCACGCCGGCGCGATCAGGAACAACATAAAGGTGCAGGGCGCCGTCGCTGAGCAACTACTCAACAGCTATGAACAGACCGTACTCACGGCAGTTGGCGAAGTGAGGAACGCTCTCTCCGCCAACGTGCGGGAATATGAGAGAAACGGTTCGCTTAAACGTGGCATGGAAGCGGCCCAGACGGCGCTTGATGTGGCAAACGACAAATACGCGAACGGCCTCGTTGATTTCACAAACGTGATTAACGCGCAGCGTTCACTGACAGAGCTCTCCGAAGAATACACGATAAGCAGAGGCCAAATATCCACAAACGCCGTCCAGCTATTCAAAGCGCTCGGAGGCGGCTGGCAGCCGCTGGACGAGGCGGAAAAAGAGATGGCCGCGGCAGGCTCAAAGAAGAACTAA
- a CDS encoding acetyltransferase: MEKKSRIFLIGAGDHAKVVLSALVTCGFECRGIYDDNPELWGQTLWCLPIYGPVSKMPDTAETMAVIAIGDNSVRRVICEKFKNVCWPVIVHPKSVVDSSVRIGEGTIVMAGCIIESDAAIGRHSIVNSGCYIGHDTKVGDYCHAAPRSAAGDNVTLADGVFLGIGSLVRPYAAIAENATVGAGSTVIKDIGPGGTWVGSPARRIPSPARMRYAGRASITGTELTGGCDDGQASSE, from the coding sequence ATGGAAAAAAAGTCTCGCATTTTTCTTATCGGTGCCGGCGACCACGCGAAGGTCGTTCTTTCAGCGCTAGTGACGTGCGGTTTCGAATGCAGAGGGATTTACGACGATAACCCGGAACTGTGGGGGCAAACGCTCTGGTGTCTGCCAATTTACGGGCCCGTCTCCAAAATGCCCGATACCGCCGAGACAATGGCGGTTATCGCGATCGGAGATAACAGTGTGCGCCGTGTTATTTGTGAGAAGTTTAAAAATGTCTGCTGGCCTGTCATCGTTCACCCGAAAAGTGTTGTTGACAGCTCCGTGCGTATCGGTGAGGGTACGATCGTCATGGCTGGCTGCATAATAGAATCTGACGCGGCAATAGGCCGCCACAGCATCGTCAATTCGGGCTGCTACATCGGCCACGATACGAAGGTTGGCGATTACTGCCACGCGGCTCCAAGAAGTGCCGCCGGCGATAACGTGACGCTTGCGGACGGCGTTTTTCTCGGCATTGGTTCTCTCGTCCGCCCTTACGCGGCGATCGCCGAAAATGCTACCGTCGGCGCAGGCAGCACCGTCATAAAAGATATTGGCCCAGGAGGTACCTGGGTAGGCAGTCCCGCCCGAAGGATACCGTCCCCTGCGCGGATGCGCTATGCCGGACGTGCGAGTATCACCGGAACGGAGTTGACGGGCGGCTGTGATGACGGTCAGGCGTCTTCAGAATAG
- the mobA gene encoding molybdenum cofactor guanylyltransferase codes for MTRAIGGSLLLLAGGLGSRMWGKNKLYLELGGAPLLGQILTRLSPLFDETLLLAAKGGAREARERLGPLLDRWNVRITEDRAEGRGPLEGLCRGLAAMNGEWGLLLGCDMPFADEAVLRGMAALRAEETDVVTAEIGGWLEPLHAFYSRRCLPRAEAALAQGGRIKAFYRESRLTILNEEALSRLSPGYKKSFTNLNTPGDLSMIMRS; via the coding sequence GTGACCCGCGCCATTGGAGGCTCGCTCCTGCTGCTCGCCGGAGGGCTTGGCAGCCGCATGTGGGGAAAAAATAAACTATATCTCGAACTCGGCGGCGCGCCGCTGCTCGGGCAGATCCTGACGCGCCTCTCGCCGCTCTTTGACGAAACGCTGCTGCTCGCGGCAAAGGGCGGCGCGCGGGAGGCGCGGGAGAGATTGGGACCGCTGCTTGACAGGTGGAACGTCCGCATAACGGAGGACCGCGCCGAAGGGCGCGGCCCCCTTGAGGGACTCTGCCGGGGGCTTGCGGCGATGAACGGCGAGTGGGGCCTCCTGCTCGGCTGCGACATGCCCTTCGCGGACGAAGCGGTGCTGCGCGGCATGGCGGCCCTCCGCGCGGAAGAGACCGACGTGGTGACGGCGGAGATCGGCGGCTGGCTTGAGCCGCTGCACGCCTTCTACAGCCGCCGCTGCCTGCCCCGCGCCGAAGCGGCGCTCGCGCAGGGCGGACGGATAAAGGCCTTCTACCGCGAATCGCGTCTCACCATCCTGAACGAAGAGGCGCTCTCGCGCCTCTCTCCCGGCTACAAAAAATCCTTTACAAATCTCAACACCCCCGGCGATCTGTCGATGATTATGCGCTCATAA
- the fdhF gene encoding formate dehydrogenase subunit alpha: protein MPEAVINGKRVSFEPEMTILEAAARAGITIPTLCYHPALETFGGCRICLVEAKGFSKLLPACTTPISEGMEITTESPLIRDTRRAIVELMLLRHPFECLYCHANGRCELQRLVYNLGIKRDSFPGRADRSPTPHPVDESNQFFIRDTDKCVLCGRCVRVCESHAQYSAIDFLNRGIKTVIQRPADFGIESSDCKFCGQCVAVCPVGALAERPALGGGLAADIKRVKTVCPYCGVGCSVVVEVNRQGRVTNVTTDHTDTDSLNQGRSCVKGRFGWEFVNSPDRLTTPLIKENGEFRAASWDEALDTVAAGLRRNMGRAGFFTSARCTNEENYLMQRFAREVMSTNNVDHCAHLUHSATVAGLGETLGSGAMTNDYESIKHADTIMVIGSNTTEAHPVIGAMIKERVRAGAKLIVCDPRLIELHRYADASVRQRSGSDVALVNAMMHVILKEGLHDEAFVRERVEGFEALKALVQRYTPEYAEEITGVPAETIVRAARLYGGAKNAAIFYTMGITQHVTGTNNVRSLCSLALLCGNLGRPGTGVNPLRGQNNVQGACDMGCLPATLPGYLKVNTGAAAEKTRALWGCAPPEKAGLTVAAMMEAAAKGDIGALFIMGENPAVTDADTGHAVHTLGNLDFLAVQDIFLTETARLADVVLPAACWPEKEGTCTNTTRAVQLLRKACDPPGGARDDWRTFVELAKRFGHQWRFDSAKDIFEEIRKANPAYAGMNYERLERGYLQWPCPDENHPGTPVLHKEKFARAGGKAIFSPCEWSAPHEWPDGEYPFIATTGRSLFHYHSGSMTRRGAPGRHLKELYIEINPADAKNLALAEGETLTVTSRRGSVSGRARITEKVAPGMVFLPFHFAEAPANLLTAAVWDPTSETPGFKVSAVRLSKG from the coding sequence ATGCCGGAGGCGGTAATAAACGGCAAAAGGGTCTCCTTTGAGCCGGAAATGACAATATTAGAGGCGGCGGCGCGCGCCGGGATAACGATCCCGACGCTCTGTTACCATCCGGCGCTTGAGACATTCGGCGGCTGCCGTATCTGCCTGGTAGAGGCGAAGGGCTTTTCCAAACTCCTTCCGGCCTGCACGACCCCCATTTCGGAGGGCATGGAAATCACCACGGAGAGCCCTCTTATCCGCGATACGCGCCGCGCCATCGTGGAATTGATGCTGCTGCGCCATCCGTTCGAATGCCTTTACTGCCACGCGAACGGCCGCTGTGAGCTGCAGAGGCTCGTCTATAATCTCGGGATCAAAAGAGATTCCTTCCCCGGGCGCGCGGACCGTTCGCCGACGCCGCATCCCGTCGACGAATCAAATCAATTCTTCATCCGCGATACCGACAAATGTGTGCTCTGCGGCCGCTGCGTGCGCGTCTGCGAGAGCCACGCGCAATACAGCGCTATCGACTTTCTGAACCGCGGCATCAAGACGGTGATACAGCGCCCCGCGGATTTCGGCATCGAGTCCTCCGACTGTAAATTCTGCGGCCAGTGCGTCGCCGTCTGCCCCGTCGGAGCCCTCGCCGAGAGGCCGGCGCTCGGCGGCGGCCTCGCCGCCGATATAAAACGCGTAAAGACGGTCTGCCCCTACTGCGGCGTCGGCTGCTCCGTCGTCGTCGAGGTAAACCGGCAGGGCAGGGTGACAAACGTCACCACCGACCACACCGACACGGACTCTCTCAACCAGGGCAGAAGCTGCGTCAAGGGACGCTTCGGATGGGAGTTCGTGAACAGCCCCGACCGCCTGACGACGCCGCTGATAAAAGAAAACGGAGAATTTCGCGCCGCCTCCTGGGATGAGGCGCTCGACACGGTGGCGGCGGGACTTCGCCGCAACATGGGACGCGCCGGCTTCTTCACCTCAGCCCGCTGTACGAACGAGGAAAACTATCTCATGCAGCGCTTCGCGCGCGAGGTGATGTCCACCAACAACGTCGACCACTGCGCCCACCTCTGACACTCCGCTACGGTGGCGGGTCTCGGCGAGACCCTCGGAAGCGGCGCGATGACAAACGACTATGAATCGATCAAACATGCCGATACAATCATGGTGATCGGCTCCAACACGACGGAGGCCCACCCGGTCATCGGCGCGATGATCAAAGAACGCGTGCGCGCGGGGGCCAAGCTTATCGTCTGCGACCCGCGCCTCATCGAGCTGCACCGGTACGCCGACGCGTCGGTGCGCCAGAGGAGCGGCTCCGACGTCGCGCTGGTCAACGCGATGATGCACGTTATATTAAAGGAAGGGCTTCACGACGAAGCCTTCGTCAGAGAGCGCGTCGAGGGCTTCGAGGCGCTCAAGGCCCTCGTTCAGAGATACACCCCCGAATACGCCGAAGAGATAACCGGCGTGCCGGCGGAGACGATAGTCAGGGCGGCGCGCCTCTACGGCGGCGCGAAAAACGCCGCAATCTTCTACACGATGGGCATCACGCAGCATGTCACGGGGACGAACAACGTGCGCAGCCTCTGCAGCCTCGCGCTGCTCTGCGGCAACCTCGGACGGCCCGGCACCGGGGTAAACCCGCTGCGCGGCCAAAACAACGTGCAGGGAGCCTGCGACATGGGATGCCTTCCCGCTACGCTGCCTGGATACCTCAAGGTGAACACCGGGGCCGCCGCGGAAAAGACACGCGCCCTTTGGGGATGCGCCCCGCCGGAAAAGGCCGGACTCACCGTCGCGGCAATGATGGAGGCGGCGGCGAAGGGCGATATCGGGGCGCTCTTCATCATGGGTGAAAACCCCGCCGTCACCGACGCCGACACCGGCCACGCCGTTCACACCCTAGGAAACTTAGACTTCCTCGCCGTGCAGGACATCTTCCTCACCGAGACGGCGCGGCTCGCGGACGTTGTGCTGCCGGCCGCCTGCTGGCCTGAAAAAGAGGGGACCTGCACCAACACGACGCGCGCCGTGCAGCTGCTGCGCAAAGCCTGCGATCCGCCAGGCGGGGCGCGCGACGACTGGCGCACCTTCGTTGAACTCGCAAAGCGCTTCGGACACCAGTGGCGCTTCGACAGCGCCAAAGACATCTTTGAAGAGATACGGAAGGCCAACCCCGCCTACGCGGGCATGAACTACGAACGGCTTGAGAGGGGATATCTGCAGTGGCCCTGCCCTGATGAAAACCATCCGGGAACGCCGGTCCTGCATAAAGAAAAATTCGCGCGCGCCGGCGGCAAAGCCATCTTCTCGCCCTGCGAATGGAGCGCGCCGCACGAATGGCCCGACGGCGAATACCCCTTTATCGCCACGACGGGGCGCAGCCTGTTCCACTACCATTCCGGAAGCATGACGAGACGCGGCGCGCCCGGACGGCATCTTAAAGAGCTCTACATAGAAATCAACCCCGCGGACGCGAAAAACCTCGCGCTGGCCGAGGGGGAGACGCTCACCGTGACCTCCAGGCGCGGCTCCGTCTCGGGGCGCGCGCGGATCACGGAAAAGGTGGCTCCGGGAATGGTCTTTCTGCCGTTCCACTTCGCCGAGGCCCCGGCCAACCTGCTGACGGCGGCGGTCTGGGACCCGACCTCCGAGACGCCCGGCTTCAAGGTGAGCGCCGTGAGGCTCTCCAAGGGATAG
- the nuoE gene encoding NADH-quinone oxidoreductase subunit NuoE: MVEKASEKQWEQLAELLGKYRGTKGSVIPVLQQAQEIFGYLPKEVLIEISNQLDVPVSQIFGVVTFYAQFHLEPRGKNIVRSCQGTACHVRGAKGVLNAIREKLGLKEGQVTTPDLKFTLETVACIGACGLAPVFMVNDETHGRLTPESVGPILDKYA, encoded by the coding sequence ATGGTGGAGAAAGCGTCGGAAAAGCAGTGGGAGCAGCTTGCTGAGCTCCTCGGCAAATACCGCGGCACTAAGGGAAGCGTCATTCCCGTGCTTCAACAGGCACAGGAAATCTTCGGCTATCTGCCGAAAGAGGTCCTGATCGAAATCAGTAATCAGCTTGATGTCCCCGTCAGCCAGATATTCGGCGTGGTGACATTCTATGCTCAGTTCCATCTTGAGCCGCGCGGAAAGAACATCGTCAGATCATGTCAGGGTACGGCCTGCCATGTTCGCGGAGCGAAGGGCGTTCTCAACGCCATCCGCGAAAAGCTCGGCCTCAAAGAGGGCCAGGTCACAACCCCCGACCTCAAGTTCACGCTTGAGACGGTGGCCTGCATCGGCGCATGCGGCCTCGCCCCGGTGTTCATGGTCAACGACGAGACGCACGGCAGACTTACGCCCGAGTCGGTCGGTCCGATACTGGACAAGTACGCTTAG
- a CDS encoding (2Fe-2S) ferredoxin domain-containing protein, which produces MAIKSLEDLRKIKAESKKQTETRKLNDRQIIIGMGTCGIAAGARAVMTAVLEELAKRNIHDVAVLQTGCIGMCQKEPLLDIVRPGEDRVTYGPVSPTDVPRIIADHLINGVVVEDLVVAKIPNKEA; this is translated from the coding sequence ATGGCAATCAAGAGTCTTGAAGATCTTCGTAAGATAAAGGCTGAATCCAAAAAACAGACTGAAACTAGAAAGCTCAACGACAGACAGATCATCATCGGCATGGGCACCTGCGGCATCGCCGCCGGCGCGCGCGCGGTAATGACGGCGGTCCTCGAGGAGCTTGCCAAGCGCAACATACACGACGTGGCGGTTCTCCAGACCGGATGCATCGGTATGTGCCAGAAAGAACCCCTTCTCGACATAGTGCGCCCCGGCGAAGACAGAGTCACCTACGGCCCTGTCAGCCCGACGGATGTCCCGCGCATCATCGCGGATCATCTCATCAACGGCGTCGTCGTCGAGGATCTTGTGGTAGCCAAGATCCCCAACAAAGAAGCATAG
- the nuoF gene encoding NADH-quinone oxidoreductase subunit NuoF encodes MALVRAHVLVCTGTGCVSSGSKKVIAKLEEELKANSLDKEVKIVETGCQGFCEQGPLVIIYPEGTFYTHVQESDVPEIVSEHLIKGRIVGRLLFKEPLTAQSVPDYADIDFYKKQHRLVLKNCGHINPDSLEEYIGADGYEGLAKVLLTMTPEQVVEEMKKTGLRGRGGGGFPTGMKWGFCQKSPGPKKYIICNADEGDPGAFMDRSLLEGDPHAILEGMIIGAYAIGADEGYIYCRAEYPLAIKRLKQAIAQAEEAGLLGENILGTDFNCTIHIKEGAGAFVCGEETALMASIEGKRGMPRPRPPFPAVKGLWEKPSNINNVETFANVPYIFRVGAEEYAKLGTEKSKGTKVFALTGKINNTGLAEVPMGITMREIIFDIGGGIIGGKKFKAVQIGGPSGGCIPEQLLDTPVDYDSLIAAGAMMGSGGLVVMDEETCMVDVAKFFLNFTQSESCGKCTPCREGTKRMLEMLEKITDGKGEDGDIEKLEKLASSIKAGALCALGQTAPNPILSTLRYFRDEYEAHIKEKRCPAGACHHLLTYKITDACKGCSLCAKNCPVNAISGEPKQKYVIDAAKCIKCGACLTKCPFKAIVRG; translated from the coding sequence ATGGCTCTCGTAAGAGCTCACGTACTGGTCTGCACCGGAACGGGCTGCGTCTCCTCCGGTTCAAAAAAGGTAATCGCAAAGCTTGAAGAGGAACTCAAGGCCAACAGCCTTGATAAAGAGGTAAAGATAGTCGAAACCGGCTGTCAGGGATTCTGCGAACAGGGTCCCCTCGTCATCATCTATCCCGAAGGAACCTTCTACACGCACGTTCAGGAATCTGACGTTCCCGAGATAGTCTCGGAGCATCTCATCAAGGGACGCATCGTCGGCCGCCTCCTCTTCAAGGAGCCGCTCACGGCGCAGAGCGTTCCCGACTATGCCGACATTGATTTCTACAAGAAGCAGCACCGTCTCGTGCTTAAGAACTGCGGCCACATCAACCCCGATTCGCTCGAGGAATACATCGGCGCCGACGGTTACGAAGGACTGGCGAAGGTCCTTCTCACGATGACGCCGGAGCAGGTCGTCGAAGAGATGAAGAAGACCGGCCTCCGCGGCCGCGGCGGCGGCGGGTTCCCCACCGGCATGAAGTGGGGCTTCTGCCAGAAGTCGCCCGGACCCAAGAAGTACATCATCTGTAACGCGGACGAGGGCGACCCCGGCGCGTTCATGGACCGCTCGCTGCTTGAGGGCGACCCGCACGCGATACTCGAAGGCATGATCATCGGCGCCTACGCGATCGGAGCCGACGAAGGCTATATCTACTGCCGCGCCGAATATCCGCTCGCGATCAAGCGTCTGAAGCAGGCTATCGCCCAGGCCGAAGAGGCGGGACTGCTCGGCGAGAATATCCTCGGTACGGATTTTAACTGCACCATCCATATCAAAGAGGGCGCCGGAGCGTTCGTCTGCGGCGAAGAGACGGCCCTGATGGCCTCCATCGAAGGCAAGCGCGGCATGCCGCGTCCCCGCCCGCCGTTCCCCGCGGTGAAGGGGCTCTGGGAAAAGCCTTCGAACATAAACAACGTTGAAACATTTGCCAACGTCCCCTACATCTTCCGCGTCGGAGCGGAGGAATACGCGAAGCTGGGAACCGAGAAGTCCAAGGGAACCAAGGTATTCGCGCTGACCGGTAAGATCAACAACACCGGACTCGCGGAGGTCCCGATGGGTATCACGATGCGCGAGATCATCTTTGACATCGGCGGCGGCATCATCGGCGGCAAGAAGTTCAAGGCCGTCCAGATCGGCGGTCCCTCCGGCGGATGTATCCCCGAGCAGCTTCTCGACACCCCGGTCGACTATGATTCGCTCATCGCCGCGGGCGCGATGATGGGCTCCGGCGGACTCGTCGTCATGGACGAAGAGACCTGCATGGTCGACGTCGCTAAGTTCTTCCTCAACTTCACACAGTCGGAATCCTGCGGTAAGTGCACGCCCTGCCGCGAGGGTACCAAACGCATGCTTGAAATGCTCGAAAAGATCACGGACGGCAAAGGCGAAGACGGAGATATCGAGAAGCTGGAAAAGCTTGCCTCCTCCATCAAGGCCGGTGCGCTCTGCGCCCTCGGCCAGACGGCCCCGAACCCCATCCTCTCCACGCTGCGCTACTTCAGAGACGAATATGAGGCGCACATCAAGGAGAAGAGATGCCCGGCCGGCGCCTGCCACCATCTGCTGACCTACAAGATCACCGACGCATGCAAAGGCTGCAGCCTCTGCGCGAAGAACTGCCCGGTCAATGCGATCAGCGGCGAACCGAAACAGAAGTATGTCATCGATGCGGCCAAGTGCATCAAGTGCGGCGCATGCCTGACGAAGTGCCCGTTCAAAGCGATCGTGCGCGGCTAA
- a CDS encoding NADH-dependent [FeFe] hydrogenase, group A6, which translates to MELVKVTIDGITVEVPSDFTVIEAAAKAGIRIPQLCYHPELSKEGACRVCVVEIVGGRGLGAACVYPVADGMVVYTNTPKVRETRKAVVELLLANHPQDCLFCQKNQDCELQQTAADLGIREVPYTGATRSAEKDESNPSLVRDPNKCILCGRCIRACHERQGLDVYAFVNRGFKTIVEPAFGLGLDQVACTYCGQCAAVCPTAAICERDDTEKVFAALADPKKYTIVQTAPATRVALGEALGLPAGEVVTGKMVAALRRLGFDKVFDTDFSADLTIMEEGHEFLDRVVNGGVLPMITSCSPGWINFIEIKYPDLLPHLSTAKSPQGMFGALAKTYWPETQGIAVEDIYSVSIMPCTAKKAECVRPQLQSNPGIPDVDTVLTTRELARMIKNAGIDFKNLPEEEYDSPLGSSTGAAAIFGVTGGVMEAALRTVYSVLNSGADIPGIIFQPVRGMEGIKEATIEVPVNGEKVNVKLAVAHTLKNAKILMDKVRAGKADYHFIEVMACPGGCIGGGGQPQPVNAEIRAARTAALYSVDEAKTLRQSHKNPDIAALYEKWLGKPLGEKAHHLLHTHYNAQPREL; encoded by the coding sequence ATGGAACTTGTTAAGGTTACTATAGACGGCATAACAGTAGAGGTGCCATCCGATTTTACAGTGATCGAAGCCGCTGCCAAAGCCGGAATCCGCATTCCTCAGCTCTGCTATCACCCGGAGCTTTCCAAAGAGGGCGCCTGCCGCGTCTGTGTAGTTGAGATAGTCGGCGGCCGCGGACTCGGCGCAGCCTGTGTCTATCCCGTAGCGGACGGTATGGTAGTATATACGAACACTCCGAAGGTACGCGAGACCCGCAAAGCGGTCGTCGAGCTCCTTCTTGCGAACCATCCGCAGGACTGCCTCTTCTGCCAGAAGAACCAGGACTGCGAACTTCAGCAGACGGCCGCCGACCTCGGCATCCGCGAAGTGCCCTATACCGGCGCTACGCGCTCCGCTGAAAAAGATGAGAGCAACCCGAGCCTTGTGCGCGACCCCAATAAGTGCATCCTCTGCGGCCGCTGCATCAGAGCCTGCCACGAGCGTCAGGGCCTTGACGTCTACGCCTTCGTGAACCGTGGCTTCAAGACCATCGTCGAACCGGCCTTTGGGCTCGGACTCGACCAGGTCGCCTGTACCTACTGCGGACAGTGCGCCGCGGTCTGCCCGACGGCCGCCATCTGTGAGCGCGACGACACCGAAAAGGTATTCGCCGCCCTCGCCGATCCCAAGAAATATACGATCGTCCAGACTGCTCCCGCGACGCGCGTCGCCCTCGGCGAAGCGCTGGGGCTGCCGGCCGGCGAAGTCGTCACCGGCAAAATGGTCGCCGCGCTGCGCAGGCTGGGATTCGACAAGGTATTTGACACCGACTTCTCCGCCGACCTTACGATCATGGAAGAGGGACACGAGTTCCTCGACCGCGTCGTCAACGGCGGCGTGCTGCCGATGATCACCTCCTGCTCGCCCGGCTGGATAAACTTCATCGAGATCAAATATCCCGACCTTCTGCCGCACCTCTCGACGGCGAAATCGCCGCAGGGAATGTTCGGCGCTCTGGCCAAGACCTACTGGCCCGAGACGCAGGGTATCGCTGTTGAAGACATCTACAGCGTCTCGATCATGCCCTGCACCGCGAAGAAGGCCGAGTGCGTGCGCCCGCAGCTCCAGAGTAATCCCGGAATCCCCGATGTCGACACAGTTCTTACGACCCGCGAACTCGCGCGTATGATCAAGAACGCCGGCATCGACTTCAAGAACCTCCCCGAAGAGGAATATGACAGCCCGCTCGGCTCTTCGACCGGCGCCGCCGCCATCTTCGGCGTCACTGGAGGCGTTATGGAGGCGGCTCTGCGTACCGTCTATTCGGTGCTCAACAGCGGCGCGGATATCCCCGGGATCATCTTCCAGCCCGTGCGCGGCATGGAGGGCATCAAAGAGGCGACGATCGAAGTGCCGGTCAACGGTGAAAAGGTCAACGTCAAACTCGCGGTCGCCCATACGCTGAAGAACGCGAAGATCCTCATGGACAAGGTCCGCGCCGGCAAGGCCGACTACCACTTCATCGAAGTCATGGCCTGCCCCGGCGGCTGCATCGGCGGCGGCGGACAGCCCCAGCCGGTCAACGCGGAGATCCGCGCCGCGCGTACGGCGGCTCTTTACAGCGTCGACGAAGCCAAAACGCTGCGCCAGTCGCACAAGAACCCCGACATCGCCGCCCTTTACGAGAAGTGGCTCGGCAAACCGCTCGGAGAGAAGGCGCACCACCTTCTCCACACGCACTACAACGCGCAGCCGAGAGAGCTTTAA